The following are encoded in a window of Chitinophagaceae bacterium genomic DNA:
- a CDS encoding S9 family peptidase, with product MIKFRKQAAALAVVIIFSFAAQAQKKDLGNDQYFKSNFKGITQTLPSVARWLDDSHLILRRDGKNYVIDCKTGTETEATEADMKTEARPDKTTAYLKSGDVYAKVAGTEIQLTNDKGKKANPTLSPDGNYVAFTKDNDLYAVNITTKKETRLTTDGSETILNGYASWVYMEEILGRRSQYRSFWWSPDSKHIAFFRSDDAPVPVFTITDANGLHGIVEKERYPKVGDPNPEVKVGVVKPDGGNIVWADFNPKGDQYFGLPYWMPDGSALLVQWMNRLQDNLVIYEVSTTTGAKREFYNEKQKTWIDLDDAGERIYFMKNGTGFILFNDASGWKHMYFHDMKGKLVNAITAGKFTVTDLTYVDEKKGVVYFTARSLENTARNDFYRVNINGKNMERLTLGEYNNSINLSPDGSYFVTTYSNATTPPRMTLISNKRKIIKELGDSKGPEFDTYNLAKTEIVRVKSDDGLYDLPMKVTWPVNMDKSKKYPVLISVYGGPNAGTVMDTWGLGGNQQWYAKEGLIQVSMDHRASGHFGKEGVNYMYHNLGYWEMKDYSTLVKWLIANGSADASKICITGFSYGGYMSCYALTYASDVFTHGMAGGSVTDWTLYDSHYTERFMGTQANNAEGYKNSSVLTHADKYKGVLQIVHGMIDDNVHMQNSIQFISKLQDLKKDFEFMPYSGGRHGWGGNKGVHFQNLKTKFIYKYLLEKEAPKEMIR from the coding sequence ATGATAAAATTCAGAAAACAGGCCGCTGCCCTTGCAGTGGTAATTATTTTCAGCTTTGCTGCACAGGCACAAAAGAAAGACCTGGGAAATGACCAGTATTTCAAAAGTAATTTCAAAGGCATCACACAGACCCTGCCCTCGGTAGCAAGATGGCTGGATGACAGTCACCTTATTTTAAGGCGTGACGGCAAGAATTATGTGATCGACTGCAAGACCGGTACTGAAACAGAAGCCACCGAAGCAGATATGAAAACAGAGGCCAGGCCGGACAAAACAACGGCGTATCTTAAATCGGGCGATGTGTATGCAAAAGTGGCCGGTACCGAGATCCAATTAACGAATGACAAGGGTAAAAAAGCAAACCCCACGCTTAGTCCCGATGGCAACTATGTTGCCTTTACCAAAGACAATGACCTGTATGCTGTAAACATCACTACCAAAAAAGAAACCAGGCTTACCACCGACGGCAGCGAAACCATCCTGAACGGTTATGCAAGCTGGGTATATATGGAAGAGATCCTGGGGCGCCGTTCCCAGTACCGGTCTTTCTGGTGGAGCCCGGACAGCAAACACATTGCTTTTTTCCGGTCGGATGATGCTCCCGTTCCGGTATTCACCATTACAGATGCCAATGGCCTGCACGGGATTGTTGAGAAAGAACGGTATCCAAAAGTAGGCGATCCAAACCCGGAAGTAAAAGTGGGTGTGGTAAAACCGGATGGCGGCAATATCGTATGGGCCGACTTCAACCCGAAAGGCGACCAGTACTTCGGCCTTCCGTACTGGATGCCCGACGGAAGTGCTTTATTGGTGCAATGGATGAACCGCCTGCAGGATAACCTGGTCATTTACGAAGTGAGCACAACCACCGGCGCTAAAAGAGAATTTTATAATGAAAAACAAAAAACATGGATCGACCTGGATGATGCAGGCGAGCGCATCTATTTTATGAAGAATGGTACGGGGTTCATCCTGTTCAATGATGCCAGCGGCTGGAAGCATATGTATTTCCACGACATGAAGGGAAAACTGGTGAATGCCATTACCGCCGGAAAATTCACCGTAACGGACCTGACGTACGTGGACGAGAAAAAAGGCGTTGTTTACTTCACCGCAAGAAGCCTGGAGAACACGGCCCGGAATGATTTCTACCGGGTGAATATCAATGGCAAGAACATGGAGCGGCTTACACTGGGTGAGTATAATAATTCCATCAACCTGTCACCGGATGGTTCTTATTTTGTTACTACATACTCCAACGCCACCACGCCGCCCAGGATGACGCTGATAAGCAATAAAAGAAAGATCATAAAAGAACTCGGTGACAGTAAAGGACCCGAGTTTGATACGTACAACCTGGCCAAAACAGAAATTGTACGTGTAAAAAGCGATGATGGTTTGTATGACCTGCCCATGAAAGTGACCTGGCCGGTAAATATGGATAAAAGTAAAAAGTACCCTGTGCTTATTTCTGTTTACGGCGGACCCAATGCCGGAACCGTAATGGATACCTGGGGCCTGGGCGGCAACCAGCAATGGTATGCCAAAGAGGGCTTGATACAGGTTTCGATGGACCACCGGGCCAGCGGCCATTTTGGTAAAGAAGGGGTGAACTATATGTACCACAACCTGGGCTACTGGGAAATGAAGGATTACAGCACGCTGGTCAAATGGCTGATCGCAAACGGAAGTGCCGATGCTTCAAAGATCTGCATTACCGGGTTTAGTTACGGCGGATACATGAGCTGCTATGCACTCACCTATGCAAGTGATGTTTTCACCCATGGCATGGCGGGTGGCAGTGTTACCGACTGGACATTGTATGACTCTCATTATACCGAGCGTTTCATGGGTACTCAGGCCAACAATGCCGAAGGATATAAGAACAGCTCTGTTTTGACCCATGCAGATAAATACAAGGGTGTACTTCAGATCGTTCACGGTATGATTGATGATAATGTGCATATGCAGAACAGCATCCAGTTCATCAGCAAACTGCAGGACCTGAAAAAAGACTTTGAGTTCATGCCTTACAGCGGCGGACGGCATGGATGGGGTGGAAACAAGGGGGTACATTTCCAGAACCTGAAAACAAAATTCATTTATAAATATTTACTGGAAAAAGAGGCCCCCAAAGAAATGATCAGGTAA
- a CDS encoding carbohydrate binding family 9 domain-containing protein, whose translation MISFKLKALCFCALITASAYSQTEKRILPAKRIQTPIKLDGILDDAAWKDAPVADKFTMLRPEPFKPENPDNATQVYFVYNNEGIYVGGYLHEKNKDSIAAELTGRDGFGNNDFVGVIFDTYKDKLNGFEYFVTPLGEQMDAKVSPNMNGNSEDFSWNAVWQSASKLQSDGWSFEMFIPYSAIRFGKKKIQDWGLNIVRRRQKSGQQLFWQSIDPNTNGFLTQEGFYKGLEDIKPPMRLQFSPYFSTYLNHDGTAAAGVKKNSSTINGGMDVKYGLNQAFTLDMTLIPDFGQVQSDNRILNLTPFEQKFNENRAFFTEGTELFNKGNLFTAGG comes from the coding sequence ATGATTTCCTTTAAACTGAAAGCATTATGCTTTTGTGCGCTTATTACTGCATCGGCCTACAGCCAAACTGAGAAAAGGATCCTGCCTGCCAAACGTATTCAAACCCCCATTAAGCTGGACGGAATTTTAGATGATGCTGCCTGGAAAGATGCCCCGGTGGCGGATAAATTTACCATGCTCAGGCCGGAGCCTTTTAAACCCGAAAACCCGGATAATGCCACACAGGTATACTTCGTGTATAACAACGAAGGCATTTATGTTGGCGGGTATTTACATGAAAAGAACAAGGACAGCATCGCAGCCGAGCTGACCGGCCGGGATGGGTTTGGCAACAATGATTTTGTGGGAGTGATCTTCGATACCTATAAGGATAAACTGAATGGGTTTGAATATTTCGTTACCCCGCTGGGAGAACAGATGGATGCGAAAGTATCACCCAATATGAATGGCAACAGTGAAGATTTCAGCTGGAATGCTGTTTGGCAAAGCGCTTCCAAGCTTCAAAGCGATGGCTGGAGTTTTGAAATGTTCATTCCCTACTCTGCCATCCGGTTCGGGAAGAAAAAAATACAGGATTGGGGATTGAATATTGTGCGCCGCAGGCAAAAAAGCGGCCAGCAGTTATTCTGGCAATCCATCGATCCGAATACAAATGGGTTTTTAACACAGGAAGGTTTTTACAAAGGGCTGGAAGACATTAAGCCACCGATGCGGTTACAATTCTCTCCCTACTTCTCTACCTACCTGAATCATGATGGTACCGCTGCTGCCGGCGTTAAGAAAAATTCTTCCACCATTAATGGGGGTATGGATGTTAAGTACGGACTCAACCAGGCATTTACACTCGATATGACCCTGATACCCGACTTTGGACAGGTTCAATCCGACAACCGTATTTTAAACCTTACCCCGTTTGAGCAAAAGTTCAACGAGAACCGGGCTTTCTTTACAGAGGGTACAGAACTTTTCAACAAAGGCAATCTTTTTACAGCAGGCGGATAG
- a CDS encoding fumarylacetoacetate hydrolase family protein, translating to MKLVTYLNDGQALLGMVVDDTIYPLDTVHSELPSTMSMFLNFWDEFMPMAKMVEQRIKDGMVRNVKGEPYAGATILAPVPHPTSCRDGYAFRQHVAAARRNRKVDMIPEFDQYPIFYFTNHNSIQGPGDIVCMPDHFKKLDFELEAAIVICKPGRNIRASEADEYIGGLMIMNDMSARTLQMEEMLLNLGPAKGKDFCTVIGPMLVTPDELEQYEIPCKEDHTGRSWNLKMKCWVNGQQVSEGNVGDMDWTFAEIIERCSYGVDLFPGDVIGSGTVGTGCFLELNGTGKLNDPNYTEQWLQEGDVVEMEIDALGKLSNTIVKDESDFSILALKKV from the coding sequence ATGAAATTAGTCACTTATTTAAACGACGGCCAGGCCCTGTTGGGAATGGTGGTGGATGATACCATTTATCCCCTGGATACGGTACACAGTGAACTGCCCTCCACCATGTCCATGTTCCTGAATTTTTGGGATGAGTTCATGCCCATGGCAAAAATGGTAGAGCAACGGATCAAGGACGGGATGGTGAGAAATGTTAAGGGAGAACCCTATGCAGGAGCAACGATCCTGGCCCCTGTTCCACACCCGACCAGCTGCCGGGACGGCTATGCCTTTCGCCAGCACGTAGCTGCTGCCAGGCGCAACAGGAAGGTGGACATGATCCCCGAATTTGACCAATACCCCATCTTTTATTTTACCAACCACAACAGCATACAGGGCCCGGGAGACATTGTTTGTATGCCCGATCATTTTAAAAAGCTGGATTTTGAGCTGGAAGCGGCCATTGTTATCTGCAAACCGGGCAGGAATATAAGGGCATCGGAGGCTGACGAATATATTGGCGGCCTGATGATCATGAATGACATGAGTGCCAGGACCCTGCAAATGGAAGAAATGCTGCTGAACCTTGGCCCGGCAAAGGGAAAGGATTTTTGTACGGTTATCGGACCCATGCTGGTAACCCCCGATGAACTGGAGCAATATGAGATCCCCTGCAAGGAAGATCATACCGGCAGATCCTGGAACCTTAAAATGAAATGCTGGGTCAACGGACAACAGGTCAGTGAAGGAAATGTGGGTGATATGGACTGGACCTTTGCTGAAATAATCGAACGATGCAGTTATGGAGTGGACCTTTTCCCCGGCGATGTGATCGGAAGCGGGACGGTTGGTACAGGCTGTTTTCTTGAGCTGAACGGAACCGGGAAATTAAATGACCCAAATTATACCGAACAATGGCTGCAGGAAGGCGATGTGGTGGAAATGGAAATAGATGCCCTGGGAAAACTAAGCAATACCATTGTTAAGGATGAAAGTGATTTTTCAATTTTAGCGCTGAAGAAAGTTTAA
- a CDS encoding NAD(P)-dependent oxidoreductase — translation MSFKDKTVIITGASRGIGKAMGLRLAKEGANIVIASKSVEENPKLGGTIFSAAAEMEAAGGKALAVQCDIRFEDQVQNAVDKAVERFGGIDILVNNASAINLLPTEQTEPKRFDLMYDINVRGTFMMSRACIPHLKKGTNAHILNLSPPINMDLKWFEKHLAYTISKYDMTMIALGLSAELKKYNIAANSLWPRTTIATAAVNNLLGGEMLMKMSRIPEIMADAAYYILTKPSTSCTGNSFIDEAVLAAEGITDLDKYSVVPGGRLYNDLFM, via the coding sequence ATGTCATTTAAAGATAAAACAGTCATCATCACCGGGGCTTCCCGTGGAATAGGTAAAGCTATGGGCCTTCGTTTGGCAAAGGAAGGAGCCAATATTGTCATCGCTTCAAAAAGCGTGGAAGAAAATCCCAAACTGGGGGGCACTATCTTTTCTGCCGCAGCAGAGATGGAAGCTGCCGGGGGAAAGGCGCTGGCCGTTCAGTGCGATATCCGGTTTGAAGACCAGGTTCAAAATGCAGTTGATAAAGCCGTTGAACGGTTTGGTGGCATTGATATACTGGTGAACAATGCCTCGGCGATCAATTTGCTGCCCACCGAGCAAACGGAACCCAAACGGTTTGACCTGATGTATGATATTAATGTGCGGGGAACATTTATGATGAGCCGGGCATGTATCCCGCATCTTAAAAAAGGAACCAATGCCCATATCCTGAATCTGTCTCCACCGATAAACATGGACCTGAAGTGGTTTGAAAAACACCTGGCGTACACCATCAGCAAATACGATATGACCATGATCGCCCTCGGCTTATCTGCTGAACTGAAAAAATACAATATTGCAGCCAACAGCCTCTGGCCACGTACCACCATCGCCACCGCTGCCGTAAATAACCTGTTGGGGGGAGAAATGCTCATGAAGATGAGCCGTATCCCCGAGATCATGGCCGATGCAGCTTATTATATTTTAACAAAGCCTTCAACTTCCTGCACCGGCAACAGTTTTATTGATGAAGCTGTACTGGCAGCAGAAGGGATCACCGATCTTGATAAATATTCCGTGGTGCCCGGGGGCCGGTTGTATAACGACCTGTTTATGTAA
- a CDS encoding GxxExxY protein, giving the protein MTREKYNELAAQIVDACFHVHKELGPGLLESAYEYSLLKEFELRNIIACNQVQVKLFYKGHDTGKYYVIDILVEGEIVIEIKCCDTIPPVYTAQIISYLKLSQKKLGFLVNFHVPLIKDGIKRFVNDF; this is encoded by the coding sequence ATGACCAGGGAAAAATATAATGAATTGGCTGCACAAATTGTTGATGCATGCTTTCATGTTCATAAAGAATTAGGTCCTGGTTTGTTGGAATCTGCCTATGAATATTCATTGCTAAAAGAGTTTGAGTTAAGAAACATTATTGCCTGTAACCAGGTCCAGGTAAAATTATTTTATAAAGGGCATGATACAGGAAAATACTATGTAATAGATATATTGGTTGAAGGAGAAATAGTGATCGAAATTAAATGTTGTGACACAATACCCCCTGTTTACACAGCCCAGATAATCTCTTATTTAAAATTATCACAAAAGAAGTTAGGTTTTTTGGTTAATTTCCATGTGCCACTTATTAAAGATGGCATCAAGCGATTTGTAAATGATTTTTAA
- a CDS encoding TIGR02757 family protein → MKDDLRKFLDRKVELYNKPSFIKDDPISIPRQFTKKQDIEIAGFFTALFSWGNRTTIINKSNELMQLMGNQPYAFCLHHSDADLKKLLAFKHRTFNATDLLYFVSFFNMHYSKQPSLESAFTQWMNKRDVTVENALNGFYHYFFSLPDVPPRTRKHIAAPEKDSSCKRLNMFLRWMVRRDKAGVDFGIWNDIRPPQLVCPLDVHVARVARQLGILKRKIPDWKAALELTSFLRTLDKADPVKYDFALFGTGVMENKR, encoded by the coding sequence GTGAAAGATGATCTCAGGAAATTTTTAGACAGGAAGGTGGAACTGTACAACAAGCCTTCTTTCATCAAAGATGACCCCATTTCCATACCCAGGCAATTCACAAAAAAACAGGATATCGAGATCGCCGGTTTTTTTACCGCCCTGTTTTCCTGGGGTAACCGTACCACCATCATCAATAAATCCAATGAATTGATGCAGCTGATGGGCAATCAACCGTATGCATTCTGCCTCCATCATTCAGATGCGGATCTGAAAAAATTACTTGCGTTCAAACACCGCACATTCAATGCAACCGATCTGTTGTATTTCGTGTCATTCTTCAACATGCATTACAGCAAACAGCCTTCCCTTGAATCGGCCTTTACCCAATGGATGAACAAACGGGATGTAACCGTTGAAAATGCCCTGAACGGGTTCTATCATTATTTCTTCTCTTTACCCGATGTTCCCCCGCGAACCCGGAAACACATAGCAGCGCCTGAAAAGGATTCGTCCTGCAAAAGGCTGAATATGTTCCTCCGATGGATGGTACGCAGGGACAAAGCGGGTGTTGATTTCGGGATCTGGAATGATATCCGTCCCCCGCAACTGGTATGCCCGCTGGATGTTCATGTAGCAAGGGTGGCCCGGCAACTGGGTATTTTGAAAAGAAAGATACCCGACTGGAAGGCTGCATTGGAATTGACCTCTTTTTTGCGTACATTGGATAAGGCCGACCCGGTGAAATACGATTTTGCCCTGTTCGGGACCGGGGTGATGGAAAACAAACGCTGA
- a CDS encoding DUF4197 domain-containing protein: MKRIFTGLLICSLFYGCEVIKQIPQSTGITEAEAADGIKEALSQGLAGAVLKLNKEDGFFKDAFYKILIPEDARRVENTLRDIGLGSMVDKAILQINRGAEDAAGYAKPIFANAIKNMSIQDAIGLVRNGDTSATHFFREKTTEQLIAAFTPVIRSSLDKVNATKYYGDMVNKYNSIPLVKKINPDLTGYVTMKATNALFDLVAKEEKNIRSNFAARTTDLLKKVFGGIL; this comes from the coding sequence ATGAAAAGAATATTTACCGGGCTGCTGATCTGTTCTCTTTTTTACGGCTGTGAAGTGATAAAGCAAATTCCCCAGTCAACCGGGATCACCGAAGCGGAAGCGGCTGATGGGATCAAAGAAGCATTGAGCCAGGGACTTGCGGGGGCTGTGTTAAAACTGAATAAAGAAGACGGGTTTTTTAAAGATGCCTTTTATAAAATACTGATTCCCGAAGATGCCCGCAGGGTCGAGAATACATTGAGGGATATAGGCCTGGGCAGTATGGTTGATAAAGCCATTTTACAGATAAACCGTGGGGCAGAAGATGCAGCAGGTTATGCCAAACCCATATTTGCGAACGCCATTAAGAACATGAGTATCCAGGATGCGATCGGCCTGGTAAGGAACGGCGATACCAGCGCTACCCATTTTTTCAGGGAGAAAACAACCGAACAGTTGATTGCGGCTTTTACACCGGTCATTAGATCCTCGCTGGATAAAGTAAATGCAACAAAATATTATGGAGATATGGTTAATAAGTACAACAGCATTCCGCTGGTAAAAAAAATAAATCCTGACCTTACCGGTTATGTAACGATGAAAGCAACCAATGCCCTGTTTGACCTGGTGGCAAAGGAAGAAAAGAATATCCGTTCAAATTTTGCGGCAAGAACAACGGACCTGTTGAAAAAAGTATTTGGCGGAATATTATGA
- the lysS gene encoding lysine--tRNA ligase: MSTQHLSEQEIIRREKLAELNKLGIDAYPAALYPVNITSVDIKENYKGDENKAGFADVCIAGRIMSVRDMGKANFAVIQDSVGKIQIYIKQDDICPGDDKTLFQTVWKKLLDIGDIIGIKGYVFTTKTGETSIHVKEFTLLTKALHPLPIVKEKDGEAFDEVTDPEFRYRQRYADLIVNPAVKETFIKRTKMVNAMRDFLNERGALEVDTPVLQSIPGGAAARPFTTHHNALDIPMYLRIANELYLKRLIVGGFDWVYEFSRNFRNEGMDRTHNPEFTILEFYVAYKDYEWMMETTEQLLERAAMATNSKTKVTVGGKEIDFKAPYKRVTMYDAIKEHTGFDISSMDEAGIRDVCRQLHIHTDEKMGKGKLIDEIFGAKCEGNYIQPTFITDYPVEMSPLTKKHRSKPGLVERFELMCNGKEIANAYSELNDPIEQRERFEEQTKLMERGDDEAMFIDYDFLRALEYGMPPTSGIGFGIDRIAMLLTDQHSIQDVLFFPMMRPENME; this comes from the coding sequence ATGAGCACACAACATTTATCAGAGCAGGAGATCATCCGCAGGGAGAAACTGGCAGAATTGAATAAACTGGGCATTGATGCCTACCCGGCAGCCTTGTACCCGGTTAATATAACATCGGTTGATATAAAAGAGAACTACAAGGGCGACGAGAACAAAGCCGGTTTTGCTGATGTATGCATTGCAGGGAGAATTATGAGTGTTCGTGATATGGGCAAGGCAAATTTTGCCGTGATACAGGACAGTGTGGGTAAAATACAGATCTATATCAAACAGGATGATATCTGCCCCGGTGATGATAAGACCCTGTTTCAAACCGTTTGGAAAAAGTTGCTGGACATTGGCGACATCATCGGCATCAAAGGATATGTGTTCACCACAAAGACAGGTGAGACCTCCATCCACGTAAAGGAATTCACCCTGCTTACCAAAGCATTGCACCCATTACCCATCGTAAAGGAAAAAGACGGCGAAGCCTTTGATGAAGTGACCGATCCTGAATTCCGTTACCGCCAGCGCTATGCCGACTTAATTGTGAACCCTGCTGTAAAAGAGACGTTCATCAAGCGTACCAAAATGGTGAATGCCATGCGTGATTTTTTAAATGAGCGTGGCGCCCTGGAAGTGGATACCCCGGTTTTGCAAAGCATACCCGGCGGCGCTGCAGCAAGGCCGTTCACTACGCATCATAATGCCCTGGACATACCCATGTACCTCCGCATTGCCAATGAACTGTATTTAAAAAGACTGATCGTTGGTGGGTTCGATTGGGTATATGAATTCAGCCGCAACTTCCGCAATGAAGGAATGGACCGTACGCATAACCCCGAATTCACTATTCTTGAATTTTATGTGGCATACAAAGATTATGAGTGGATGATGGAAACAACCGAACAGCTTCTGGAAAGGGCAGCCATGGCAACCAACAGCAAGACCAAAGTAACGGTTGGCGGGAAAGAGATCGACTTCAAAGCGCCGTACAAGCGGGTGACCATGTATGATGCCATTAAAGAACATACCGGTTTTGACATCAGTTCCATGGATGAAGCAGGCATCCGGGATGTGTGCAGGCAACTGCATATTCATACCGATGAGAAGATGGGCAAGGGCAAACTGATCGACGAGATCTTTGGCGCCAAATGCGAAGGCAACTACATACAACCTACGTTTATCACCGACTACCCGGTAGAGATGAGCCCGCTTACCAAAAAGCACCGCAGTAAACCCGGGCTGGTGGAACGTTTTGAACTGATGTGCAACGGCAAGGAAATTGCCAATGCCTACAGCGAGCTGAACGACCCCATTGAGCAGCGGGAACGATTTGAGGAACAGACCAAGCTGATGGAAAGGGGCGACGACGAAGCCATGTTCATTGATTATGATTTTTTACGTGCCCTTGAATACGGGATGCCACCCACCAGCGGCATCGGTTTTGGCATCGACCGCATTGCCATGCTGCTCACCGATCAGCATTCCATACAGGACGTGCTGTTCTTCCCGATGATGCGTCCAGAGAATATGGAATAA
- a CDS encoding sterol desaturase family protein yields the protein MKFEKIHNKGQARIFQNQYLEYLTKTHPLVIWGLYIPIIGFMLYHSHARLAIGIPGIILLFLGGMIAWSLFEYFIHRFVFHYIAESERAMRTVYVIHGNHHEYPRDRERLFMPPVPSLLIASTLFSISYAVAWLLGVPGNAFAFFPGFLLGYLMYGSMHYAIHAWNPPFKWMKPLWRNHHLHHYKNEHMGFGVSSTLWDHVFGTMFDLKKEKEDKAKVQELMFSKNSSKKQLQEQ from the coding sequence ATGAAGTTTGAGAAAATTCATAATAAAGGACAAGCCAGGATCTTTCAGAACCAGTACCTGGAATATCTTACAAAGACACATCCGCTGGTGATATGGGGTTTGTATATTCCAATCATCGGGTTCATGCTGTATCACAGCCATGCCCGTTTAGCGATCGGGATCCCCGGAATCATATTGCTTTTTTTGGGAGGGATGATCGCCTGGTCGCTGTTCGAGTACTTTATTCACCGCTTTGTTTTTCATTACATTGCCGAAAGCGAAAGGGCCATGCGGACCGTTTATGTTATCCATGGCAATCATCACGAATACCCACGTGACAGGGAAAGGCTGTTCATGCCCCCGGTGCCAAGTTTGCTCATTGCTTCAACGCTTTTCAGTATATCCTATGCCGTTGCCTGGTTATTGGGGGTACCCGGAAATGCATTTGCTTTTTTCCCGGGATTTTTGCTGGGGTATCTTATGTACGGATCCATGCACTATGCCATTCATGCCTGGAACCCGCCTTTTAAATGGATGAAGCCCTTATGGCGAAATCATCACCTGCATCATTATAAGAATGAGCACATGGGCTTTGGGGTAAGCTCTACGTTATGGGACCACGTGTTTGGCACCATGTTCGACCTGAAAAAAGAAAAAGAGGACAAAGCAAAAGTGCAGGAACTGATGTTCAGTAAAAACAGTTCGAAGAAACAATTACAGGAGCAATAA
- a CDS encoding flavin reductase family protein, with protein sequence MTITLKDLKPADVQNYLQHAIAPRPICFASTVDKAGNVNLSPFSFFNLFSSNPPIVVFSPARRVRDNTTKHTLQNVLEVPEVVINMVDYDMVQQTSLASCEYPKGTNEFIKAGFTEEKATLVTPPMVKESKVKLECRVIEVKPLGTEGGAGNLVLCEVLRMHIDESILDAQGKIDQTKLHHVARLGGDWYCKVDETNLFKVAKPNTQLGIGLDALPESIRRSNVLTANNLGQLANVHEMPFVDPAFTDDKLKNIIQYYAINPDDMDKELHRYAKELLDAGKVNEAWQVLLADY encoded by the coding sequence ATGACAATCACCTTAAAAGACCTGAAACCCGCCGATGTTCAGAACTACCTGCAGCACGCCATTGCTCCCAGGCCCATCTGTTTTGCTTCTACCGTTGATAAGGCCGGTAATGTAAATCTCAGCCCTTTCAGTTTTTTCAATTTATTCTCTTCCAACCCACCCATTGTTGTTTTCTCCCCGGCAAGAAGGGTAAGGGACAATACCACCAAACATACTTTGCAGAATGTACTGGAAGTGCCTGAGGTTGTAATTAATATGGTAGATTATGATATGGTGCAGCAAACATCACTTGCCAGTTGTGAGTATCCGAAAGGCACCAATGAATTCATCAAAGCCGGTTTTACGGAAGAGAAAGCTACCCTTGTTACCCCGCCAATGGTAAAGGAAAGCAAAGTAAAACTGGAGTGCAGGGTCATAGAAGTTAAACCGCTTGGAACAGAAGGCGGCGCCGGAAACCTGGTGCTCTGTGAAGTGCTTCGCATGCACATAGATGAAAGCATCCTGGATGCGCAGGGGAAGATCGATCAAACCAAACTGCACCATGTGGCCCGGCTTGGCGGCGACTGGTATTGTAAGGTGGATGAAACAAACCTGTTTAAGGTAGCCAAACCGAATACACAACTGGGCATTGGCCTGGATGCCTTACCCGAAAGCATCCGCAGGAGCAACGTACTTACTGCCAACAACCTGGGCCAGCTGGCCAATGTGCATGAAATGCCCTTTGTGGATCCCGCTTTTACAGATGATAAACTCAAAAATATCATCCAGTATTATGCCATCAACCCCGATGATATGGATAAGGAACTGCACCGCTATGCCAAAGAATTACTGGATGCCGGTAAGGTGAACGAGGCCTGGCAGGTATTGCTGGCTGATTATTGA